In Methanothermobacter tenebrarum, the sequence CTGCAGCCAAGATTTGCACCTGCAACAACAAGGAGGACCCTGAAAAGATTGTTCTGCCAAAGGTCATGGAGACTATCACACTTGTTCAAATTTTCAAGGTCTCCGAAGTTGACGTTTCGCAGTTTAGCCTCCATTAACCCTGCAAACCACCCTGCGGCTAGGAGTGGGTGCAGTACGGTTATTGGCGCTACAAGGAATGCTATTATAGCAGATTTGAGTCTTGAACCAGCCACCATGGATCCAATAAACGCGAAGCCCCCTGTCATGAGTATGAATTTAAGGATATCACCTTGTATGTTCACCCCTGAAAGGAATGCTAAAATAAAAGGCACAATTAATAAGAGGGGTATGACTAGTACTAGTTTCCTTAAGGTGGAGTTCTGTTGCTTGGAGGATAAGAGTTCCACGAGTGGGGGTATCTTTTCTGGATTTTGGAGGTAGTATCTTATACCCTTTTTGTGGCCCGCCCCCACAACCGCGATCACTTTATCCTCTGGGATCTCGAGTAGTTTGTGGGCCATGTAGGCGTCCCTTTCATCTACTAGTACGTGGTATGCTTTGGGTGAAATATCCTTGAAGTATTCCATGACCTCATCTAGGGTGTCTTCACTTTTTAGGCTTTCCACGTCTTCTATTTCATCC encodes:
- a CDS encoding TraB/GumN family protein; protein product: MEIEHLKIIGTAHVSKKSIEEVKETIRAEKPDVVAVELDVGRYQKLMREKLGLGEDKQLSVKDLIRGENIGLFLISGLLTYLQNRIGDDLGVKPGSEMLAAIEAAEEIGARIALIDRDIRITMQRIIDSMSLREKLRFLFNILASFFKKDEIEDVESLKSEDTLDEVMEYFKDISPKAYHVLVDERDAYMAHKLLEIPEDKVIAVVGAGHKKGIRYYLQNPEKIPPLVELLSSKQQNSTLRKLVLVIPLLLIVPFILAFLSGVNIQGDILKFILMTGGFAFIGSMVAGSRLKSAIIAFLVAPITVLHPLLAAGWFAGLMEAKLRNVNFGDLENLNKCDSLHDLWQNNLFRVLLVVAGANLGCSIGTFLTIPQIILPMIGKIIGAG